The following proteins are co-located in the Elusimicrobiota bacterium genome:
- a CDS encoding dihydroorotate dehydrogenase electron transfer subunit, translated as MAKLYQSNVKIIENKTLSPNIKLLVFSNSLIAKESFPGKFLSIDCSPSTFFRRPFCISGINGIKIEILYRIIGPGTKVLAEKRKGDILNVFGPLGNGFPKEAIKPKITPVLIAGGTGIASLRYLAQKFNKPGILFYGAKTKKEIPPGAIEIFKKKKWQINISTDDGSLGAKCNVCELFNGSSFGTQTVVFACGPKPMLKEVIKITEKNSLKCFISLEEKMACGVGACRGCVTKVKNFQSKYALEEFVYKTVCKDGPVFDSKEIILD; from the coding sequence ATGGCAAAATTATATCAAAGTAATGTTAAAATCATTGAGAATAAAACACTCTCGCCAAATATAAAACTTCTTGTCTTTTCCAATTCCTTAATTGCGAAAGAATCTTTTCCCGGAAAATTTCTAAGCATAGACTGTTCGCCTTCAACTTTTTTCAGGCGCCCTTTCTGTATTTCCGGCATAAACGGTATTAAGATAGAAATTTTATACAGAATAATAGGCCCGGGTACAAAGGTGCTGGCGGAGAAAAGGAAAGGCGATATTCTAAATGTTTTCGGCCCCCTGGGCAACGGTTTTCCAAAAGAGGCAATTAAACCTAAAATCACGCCGGTCCTTATAGCCGGAGGTACCGGCATTGCTTCACTGCGGTATTTGGCGCAAAAGTTTAATAAACCGGGGATATTGTTTTATGGCGCCAAAACAAAGAAAGAAATACCTCCAGGAGCCATTGAGATATTCAAAAAGAAAAAATGGCAGATTAATATATCAACCGACGATGGTTCACTCGGTGCCAAATGTAATGTTTGTGAATTGTTTAATGGCAGCAGTTTTGGAACTCAAACCGTAGTTTTCGCTTGCGGGCCCAAGCCCATGCTCAAAGAAGTGATAAAAATCACAGAAAAAAACAGTTTAAAGTGTTTCATTTCTTTGGAAGAAAAAATGGCCTGCGGTGTAGGCGCCTGCCGGGGGTGTGTAACAAAAGTCAAAAACTTCCAATCAAAATATGCGTTGGAAGAATTTGTATACAAAACAGTCTGCAAAGACGGCCCGGTTTTTGATTCAAAAGAGATAATATTGGACTGA
- a CDS encoding dihydroorotase gives MANKLLIKNGRVIDPSSRIDKITDVLVYNGKVVKLGKIRNSANTKIIDAKNKIVVPGIIDIHTHLREPGHEEEETIESGCKAAAAGGVTSVLCMANTHPVIDNQTAVEFILMKALNDGIVNVFPIGAVTKGSLGGELAEIGELKNAGVVAISDDGNPILNALVMRRALEYSKMFGIPVISHCEDNNLTKDGVMNEGYMSTLLGLRGIPKESEEVMVSRDIILANLTGGYLHIAHVSTKGTVELIRNAKKNGIKITAETCPHYFSLTDECVKTYDTNTKVRPPLRTKEDVEAIVQGLKDGTIDCIASDHAPHTQEEKNKEYDLAPFGMIGLETLLPVTITYLLKNKKLTLNQMITKLTSNPAKIFKLEGRGTLKPGSIADITLIDLHKEAIIEDFVAKSKNSPFLNWKLEGFPVTTIVNGKVVMDNGKIISK, from the coding sequence ATGGCAAATAAACTTTTAATTAAAAATGGCCGCGTTATAGACCCCTCATCACGGATAGATAAAATTACCGATGTCCTTGTTTATAACGGCAAAGTTGTTAAACTGGGGAAAATAAGAAACAGCGCTAATACAAAAATTATCGATGCGAAAAATAAAATTGTCGTACCGGGAATTATTGATATCCACACGCATTTGCGCGAGCCGGGCCATGAAGAAGAAGAAACTATCGAATCCGGTTGTAAAGCGGCAGCTGCAGGCGGAGTTACCTCCGTCCTGTGCATGGCAAACACGCATCCTGTAATAGATAACCAGACAGCGGTAGAATTTATCCTTATGAAGGCCTTGAATGACGGCATAGTCAATGTTTTCCCGATAGGCGCTGTTACAAAAGGCTCGCTTGGCGGGGAATTGGCGGAGATAGGCGAGCTGAAAAATGCCGGAGTAGTAGCAATTTCTGACGACGGTAACCCCATACTCAACGCGCTTGTAATGCGCCGGGCCCTTGAATATTCAAAAATGTTCGGCATTCCGGTCATTTCCCACTGCGAGGACAATAATCTCACAAAAGACGGCGTTATGAACGAAGGTTACATGTCAACGTTGCTGGGATTGAGAGGTATTCCGAAGGAATCAGAAGAAGTGATGGTTTCCCGGGACATAATCCTGGCCAATCTTACAGGCGGGTACCTGCATATTGCCCACGTAAGTACAAAGGGGACCGTTGAACTTATACGCAATGCGAAAAAAAACGGCATAAAAATAACAGCGGAAACCTGCCCTCATTATTTTTCTTTAACAGATGAATGCGTAAAGACTTACGACACCAATACAAAAGTTAGGCCGCCGCTGAGGACAAAGGAAGATGTTGAAGCAATCGTGCAAGGATTAAAAGACGGCACCATTGACTGTATAGCCTCCGACCATGCTCCTCATACGCAGGAAGAAAAAAACAAGGAGTATGACCTGGCGCCCTTCGGGATGATCGGCCTTGAAACGCTTTTACCCGTGACAATTACTTATCTTTTAAAAAACAAAAAATTAACTTTGAATCAAATGATAACAAAACTTACCTCAAACCCTGCAAAAATATTCAAACTGGAAGGACGGGGCACGCTTAAACCCGGTTCAATTGCTGACATTACTTTGATTGATCTGCATAAGGAAGCTATAATCGAGGATTTTGTAGCTAAGAGTAAAAATTCTCCTTTTTTAAACTGGAAACTCGAAGGATTTCCTGTAACAACGATAGTAAACGGAAAAGTAGTAATGGATAATGGCAAAATTATATCAAAGTAA
- a CDS encoding aspartate carbamoyltransferase catalytic subunit, which yields MKLKTKDLLGLEYLSKEDIELILDTAVPFKQLFTRSIKKVPTLRGKTVALLFYEPSTRTRASFELASKRLSADTLNITVASSSVVKGESLIDTGKTLEAMKSDFVIIRHSMSGAAHVLARNISSHILNAGDGFHEHPTQGLLDMYTIRDKKGKIKGLKVVIVGDIMHSRVARSNIWGLTKLGAQVTVCAPPTLIPPDIQKTGVKISYNLDEALKDADVVNVLRLQLERQKENLLPSLREYTLLYGLDKNRLLKAKKNVLILHPGPMNRGVEITSDVADGPNAVINEQVTNGIAVRMAVLYLLSGQEGVKGGERINEKEQ from the coding sequence ATGAAGCTAAAAACTAAAGACCTTTTAGGGCTTGAATATTTATCCAAGGAAGATATTGAACTTATTTTGGATACGGCCGTTCCTTTCAAACAGCTTTTTACTAGGTCTATTAAAAAAGTTCCGACACTCCGCGGTAAAACAGTAGCCCTGCTTTTTTACGAACCCTCCACGCGCACGAGAGCTTCCTTTGAATTAGCATCAAAAAGATTGTCGGCGGATACCTTAAATATTACGGTGGCTAGTTCCAGCGTGGTAAAAGGCGAGAGCCTTATAGATACCGGAAAAACGCTTGAAGCCATGAAATCAGATTTTGTGATTATAAGGCATTCTATGTCAGGCGCAGCGCACGTGCTTGCCAGGAATATCTCAAGCCATATTTTAAATGCCGGAGACGGATTTCACGAACATCCCACCCAGGGACTGTTGGATATGTATACTATTCGTGATAAAAAAGGCAAAATAAAAGGATTAAAAGTCGTAATTGTCGGAGATATTATGCATAGCCGGGTAGCCCGTTCAAATATTTGGGGCCTCACAAAACTTGGCGCCCAGGTCACGGTTTGCGCTCCTCCTACTCTTATACCTCCGGATATTCAAAAAACCGGAGTGAAGATATCCTATAACCTGGACGAAGCTCTCAAGGATGCAGACGTGGTAAATGTTTTGCGCCTGCAGCTTGAAAGGCAAAAAGAAAATTTATTGCCCTCATTAAGGGAATATACCCTGCTTTACGGATTAGATAAAAACCGTCTATTAAAAGCTAAAAAAAATGTATTGATTCTTCACCCGGGGCCCATGAACCGCGGCGTGGAAATAACTTCAGATGTGGCTGACGGCCCTAATGCGGTAATAAACGAACAGGTCACAAACGGTATTGCTGTCAGAATGGCGGTGCTTTATCTGCTTTCAGGCCAGGAAGGCGTAAAGGGCGGGGAACGAATCAATGAAAAGGAACAATAA